One genomic window of Acidobacteriota bacterium includes the following:
- a CDS encoding TonB-dependent receptor → MTLRSFSCAMSITLCLACLATPVLAQTTFGTLLGTVTDPSGAVMPNVSVTVTNQGENISREVHSDAQGNYQAENMKAGLYTVTAKVTGFREVSVTEIRLLARQTVRADLKLVMGSTAEKVSVEANAELINTESATISASFGSNEVLSLPANYRGAGSTSPYALLMYLPGVQADSGGKIGVQGAKPFQVEYSVDGISTANIRFAGAQTEMFPSAENIAEMKVQGVENSAEYGQVGDVTTTTKSGTNAFHGAAFEYLQNAALDAIPFGNQTVGKAAKSANTFGGSLGGPIFRNKTFFTVTYEGMRYRTGGTIHETVPTQAMRDGNFNNLFYDQDRQQPVTVFDLDGNPYDNNTIPTDQINRVAPLILKYYPLPNAGDVNDFHFDNHIVNVPNPILSDQFDVRIDHTINSKQNVFGRWSYKTSNSTSPSGLGLPSQINYDTQHQVVLAHNYAITPTLVNELRGGLSRGNNYGTFSLDGPAFMQDLALNGLGPFPPGGFPQMVPGFGGYFDDVSRINHSRPSYQINRNFQINENLTWTKGKHTMKFGFDWRKLRLTDGWYSSTGDDYGDFWFNGQYTGYDFADFMLGVPYYSYVTHTAPNIDGRTTHYYAYAEDTFKVTPKLTLDVGIRFTRLPPFDDPINHTNFDPSVPGTGRVIISSDPRSLAATQPLFAQNINACNSPNQVNPNPDPNSPCTPFLTAKQAGWPEGLRKTYSHFSPRFGFAYRPLADNSTVVRGGVGVYSVTTLGSVFYSIAGVHDGFQANFANEFPGDSGFFQFPNVQNGDPLGLALGTQKFETSNQFDKKDPYVIQWNLTAERTLHGNTALRLSYIGSRGLQLTWAPNLNQPLPSTTPYFSRPDSDRPFPNWSFIYSRASGATSSYHSMQTELIHKYSNGLTFQSTWTWAHNLADDESFPGSFFGGEAGDGASLNRFNRHGDWGNASGTRRHRWMTTMLYELPIGRGKRFMGGANSVVNGFLGGWRLSTIFLAQTGPFLTAWVQGDSSGTGTQASRTAGQRPDSFGNPNISNPKPDHYWNADVFACPGDPKGQFSGCNFEDPKGIFGNSATGNLIGPGTINLSLGLAKDFRISERVNCKFESSFTNLPNHPNLADPDTNVGGAFGVVTSARGSDSGGNRVGQFALRIEF, encoded by the coding sequence ATGACGCTCAGATCATTCAGCTGTGCAATGAGCATTACGCTGTGCCTGGCGTGTCTTGCAACACCTGTCCTTGCACAAACCACCTTTGGAACGCTTCTAGGAACAGTCACCGACCCTTCTGGCGCCGTGATGCCGAACGTGTCCGTCACGGTCACGAACCAGGGCGAAAATATCTCACGCGAAGTGCATAGCGATGCGCAGGGCAATTATCAGGCCGAGAACATGAAAGCGGGACTGTATACCGTAACGGCGAAAGTAACCGGCTTTCGCGAAGTGTCCGTGACTGAGATTCGGTTGTTGGCGCGGCAGACCGTGCGTGCCGACTTGAAACTCGTGATGGGGAGCACCGCCGAAAAAGTCTCAGTGGAAGCCAATGCGGAATTAATCAACACCGAGTCAGCTACGATCTCGGCAAGTTTTGGTAGCAACGAAGTTCTTTCCTTGCCGGCGAACTACCGCGGAGCGGGGAGCACCAGTCCATATGCGTTGCTGATGTACTTGCCGGGCGTCCAGGCGGATTCAGGGGGCAAAATCGGGGTACAAGGCGCCAAGCCCTTTCAGGTCGAATATTCGGTGGATGGAATTTCTACCGCGAACATCCGGTTTGCCGGCGCGCAGACTGAAATGTTCCCTTCCGCAGAAAATATCGCCGAAATGAAAGTTCAGGGGGTTGAGAATAGCGCCGAATATGGCCAGGTGGGCGACGTCACCACGACCACCAAGAGTGGTACCAACGCGTTCCATGGCGCGGCGTTTGAGTACCTGCAGAATGCCGCGCTCGACGCCATTCCATTCGGAAACCAGACTGTGGGCAAGGCGGCCAAGAGCGCCAACACCTTTGGCGGTTCCCTGGGTGGGCCGATCTTCAGGAACAAAACCTTCTTCACCGTGACCTACGAGGGAATGCGGTATCGCACTGGGGGAACGATTCACGAGACGGTGCCCACCCAGGCGATGCGGGACGGCAACTTCAACAACCTTTTTTACGATCAGGATCGCCAGCAACCGGTGACAGTGTTTGATCTCGATGGAAATCCTTACGACAACAATACGATCCCCACCGATCAGATCAATCGCGTTGCTCCCTTGATATTGAAATATTATCCCTTGCCGAATGCCGGGGACGTTAACGACTTTCACTTCGATAATCACATTGTGAATGTTCCGAACCCGATCCTCTCCGATCAGTTCGACGTTCGAATCGATCACACCATCAATTCCAAGCAGAATGTATTTGGACGCTGGTCGTACAAGACGAGCAACAGTACCTCTCCCAGCGGATTGGGCCTCCCTTCGCAAATCAACTACGACACGCAACATCAGGTTGTTCTGGCTCATAACTATGCGATCACACCGACCCTGGTGAATGAATTGCGCGGCGGACTCAGCCGCGGTAACAACTACGGGACCTTCTCTTTGGATGGCCCGGCCTTCATGCAAGACTTGGCACTCAACGGACTGGGACCGTTTCCCCCGGGCGGCTTCCCCCAAATGGTGCCTGGCTTTGGTGGCTATTTCGACGATGTTTCACGCATTAACCATTCGCGTCCTTCCTACCAGATCAACAGGAATTTTCAGATTAATGAGAACCTGACCTGGACCAAAGGCAAGCACACGATGAAGTTTGGTTTCGATTGGCGCAAGCTTCGCTTGACGGATGGTTGGTATTCCAGCACCGGGGACGACTACGGAGATTTTTGGTTCAACGGCCAGTACACAGGCTACGATTTTGCCGACTTCATGTTGGGAGTTCCCTACTACAGTTACGTCACCCACACCGCTCCCAATATCGACGGCAGGACCACGCACTACTATGCGTACGCGGAGGATACATTCAAGGTTACTCCCAAGCTGACTCTGGACGTGGGAATACGGTTTACGAGGCTGCCACCTTTTGACGATCCCATCAATCACACCAACTTTGATCCCAGCGTACCCGGCACGGGGCGGGTCATCATCTCGTCCGACCCAAGATCTCTGGCGGCAACGCAACCGCTGTTTGCGCAGAATATCAATGCCTGCAACTCACCCAACCAGGTCAACCCAAATCCCGATCCAAATAGCCCCTGTACTCCCTTCCTGACTGCCAAGCAGGCCGGCTGGCCGGAAGGATTGCGTAAGACCTATTCTCATTTCAGTCCGCGATTTGGTTTTGCCTATCGGCCGCTTGCAGACAACTCAACCGTCGTCCGCGGCGGTGTGGGAGTCTATTCCGTAACGACTTTAGGGTCAGTATTTTATTCCATCGCCGGCGTTCACGATGGTTTTCAGGCCAATTTTGCCAATGAGTTCCCTGGCGACTCGGGATTCTTCCAGTTCCCCAACGTTCAGAACGGCGACCCACTCGGGCTGGCGCTTGGCACACAGAAATTTGAAACCTCGAACCAGTTCGATAAGAAAGACCCATACGTAATTCAGTGGAACCTTACGGCCGAACGAACTTTGCACGGCAACACTGCCCTGCGTCTCTCGTACATTGGCAGTCGGGGACTTCAACTCACGTGGGCCCCGAATCTCAATCAACCACTGCCGTCTACGACCCCTTACTTCTCCAGACCAGACTCGGACCGGCCATTTCCGAATTGGAGTTTCATCTATTCGCGGGCCAGCGGCGCAACCAGTTCCTACCATTCCATGCAGACCGAATTGATCCACAAGTATTCCAACGGTCTCACCTTTCAATCCACATGGACCTGGGCACATAACCTGGCGGACGACGAATCGTTCCCTGGGTCGTTTTTCGGCGGAGAGGCCGGAGACGGAGCCTCGCTGAACCGATTTAACCGGCACGGAGACTGGGGCAACGCCAGCGGCACGCGGCGACATCGTTGGATGACCACCATGCTTTATGAACTGCCCATCGGTAGGGGCAAGCGCTTTATGGGAGGCGCCAACAGCGTGGTGAATGGGTTCCTTGGAGGCTGGAGGCTAAGTACCATTTTCCTTGCTCAAACCGGACCGTTCCTGACGGCATGGGTGCAAGGCGACTCCTCGGGGACAGGCACGCAAGCCAGTCGAACTGCTGGGCAGCGTCCGGATTCTTTCGGCAATCCCAACATTTCGAACCCGAAACCCGACCATTATTGGAATGCTGATGTGTTCGCCTGCCCCGGGGACCCCAAAGGCCAATTCTCCGGCTGCAATTTTGAAGATCCGAAGGGAATATTTGGCAACAGCGCTACCGGAAATCTCATCGGCCCCGGCACGATTAACCTGTCGCTTGGGCTCGCCAAAGATTTCCGGATATCCGAGCGTGTGAACTGCAAGTTCGAAAGCAGCTTCACCAACCTTCCCAACCATCCCAACCTGGCCGATCCGGACACAAATGTCGGCGGCGCTTTCGGTGTCGTCACCAGCGCGCGTGGCAGTGACAGTGGTGGAAACCGCGTTGGGCAGTTCGCTTTGCGAATTGAGTTCTAA
- a CDS encoding Ig-like domain-containing protein: protein MTRHSLLFALIFVAAILCGCGGKNGLVGGDRGNSVYLTSITLAPLNPTITLAVAPQQPAMLKFAVTGTYNVGNPQDISDQVTWISADAKVATVDPHGTATATGSGRVIVTAQIFVAPTQKTLQATTILTVVPQLTSITVSPTVAQIAKDTTQQFAATGNYNDGTQADVTALVAWNSSQPAATISSSLGTRGRATGVAPGVTNITAALGSLASAPASLTVTNANLVSLAITPSTSTVPLAASQQFVATGSFDDGTKQDISATATWNSSEPTIARTNSEGLVTGLGLGSTNVSAGMNGVSATVPASVDASSILKVNVVPTTKIASNTGLQMRAFAVFKNGSSLEATTTPGVTWTSSDPSVATIVPGNGRLSAVRAGSASISAKLGSQNGSSTLSVSDATIQSLVVAPNLATIAPGTTQNVIALATFADNAGPFQQDISSVAAWSSDNTGVATVSYAGGLQELARSITTGTANISASFSDAHGTVSSSAAVLNVSTATLTGISLSPGNVSVTLNGGHQLIASGVFSDGTQQDLTLTADWNATEPSIATVTPFGFAGASGRGQTNITASLGSQSGSSSLLVNPGTLSRIDICPADTVDPLNNCPPLDPIGTPPPISFPKSFPYSLIAIGTFTDGSRVDLTSSVRWTTSDSSTATISNDPGIPGYITGITATGVATGLVSGRVTIIATADAISGTSEVFVTDATPVFLTVTPANGATNLGLTQQLAVSATFSDNTSVFVTPYVYWTTSDPSVVVVRLGGLAYPVGRGTATVTANIGGAASSTTLTVQ, encoded by the coding sequence ATGACAAGACACTCGCTTCTATTCGCACTCATCTTTGTCGCAGCGATCCTCTGCGGCTGCGGAGGTAAGAACGGCCTGGTCGGAGGCGATCGCGGGAACTCCGTATATCTGACGTCCATCACTCTGGCACCCTTGAATCCTACGATCACATTGGCCGTCGCTCCCCAACAGCCCGCTATGCTGAAATTCGCCGTCACTGGCACTTACAACGTCGGCAACCCCCAGGACATCAGCGATCAGGTGACGTGGATCAGTGCCGACGCAAAAGTCGCCACCGTCGACCCGCACGGCACCGCCACCGCAACCGGGTCTGGGCGCGTCATCGTCACCGCGCAAATTTTCGTGGCGCCGACGCAGAAGACTCTTCAGGCAACCACGATTCTCACCGTCGTGCCTCAGCTCACCTCGATCACGGTGAGTCCCACGGTGGCTCAGATTGCCAAAGATACGACGCAGCAGTTTGCCGCAACCGGCAATTACAACGACGGCACTCAGGCGGACGTCACAGCCCTTGTCGCGTGGAATTCGTCTCAACCCGCTGCCACAATTAGCTCCTCCCTTGGAACGCGCGGCCGGGCAACGGGCGTGGCTCCCGGCGTAACCAACATCACAGCGGCATTAGGGTCGCTTGCGAGTGCTCCTGCGTCGCTTACTGTGACGAATGCCAACCTGGTCTCTTTGGCAATCACACCCTCCACCTCGACTGTGCCCTTGGCAGCGTCGCAGCAGTTTGTTGCGACAGGAAGTTTTGACGACGGCACGAAGCAAGACATCTCGGCAACGGCGACATGGAACTCGTCGGAGCCCACGATAGCCCGTACCAATTCGGAAGGACTCGTCACTGGGCTCGGCCTCGGCAGCACGAACGTCAGCGCCGGTATGAATGGAGTCAGTGCCACCGTCCCCGCCAGTGTGGACGCCAGTTCCATCCTGAAAGTGAACGTGGTTCCAACAACGAAGATTGCCAGCAACACAGGTTTGCAGATGCGCGCATTTGCAGTGTTCAAGAACGGCAGCTCGCTCGAGGCCACCACTACACCCGGCGTCACCTGGACGTCATCCGACCCGTCCGTCGCCACCATTGTGCCCGGCAACGGACGATTGAGCGCAGTGCGCGCTGGATCGGCGTCGATCTCCGCAAAACTCGGCAGTCAGAACGGCAGCAGCACTCTGAGTGTTTCCGATGCGACCATACAGTCGCTGGTGGTCGCGCCGAACCTGGCAACGATCGCACCCGGCACCACGCAGAATGTCATTGCGCTCGCAACCTTCGCCGACAACGCCGGACCGTTTCAGCAGGACATCAGCAGCGTGGCGGCCTGGTCCAGTGACAACACCGGCGTGGCAACCGTGTCGTATGCCGGCGGATTACAGGAACTGGCTCGAAGTATAACGACGGGCACAGCCAACATTTCCGCCAGCTTTTCCGATGCCCACGGGACTGTGTCCAGTTCGGCGGCCGTCTTGAATGTCAGCACGGCGACTTTGACTGGCATCAGTCTCTCTCCAGGAAATGTGAGTGTCACATTGAACGGCGGCCATCAATTGATCGCGTCGGGTGTGTTTAGCGACGGTACTCAGCAAGACCTTACGCTGACCGCCGATTGGAATGCGACCGAACCATCCATCGCCACAGTAACTCCATTTGGCTTCGCCGGCGCCAGCGGGCGTGGACAAACCAACATCACAGCGAGTCTCGGCTCTCAAAGTGGATCGAGTTCTTTGCTCGTTAATCCCGGCACGTTGTCCCGTATCGACATTTGCCCAGCCGATACCGTCGACCCTTTGAACAATTGCCCGCCACTCGATCCCATCGGGACACCTCCTCCAATCTCTTTCCCCAAATCCTTTCCCTATAGCCTGATTGCCATCGGCACATTCACTGATGGCAGTCGGGTAGACCTGACCAGCTCGGTCCGTTGGACTACTTCGGATTCATCGACCGCGACAATCAGCAACGATCCTGGTATCCCCGGATACATTACTGGTATCACCGCAACGGGAGTTGCGACCGGGCTTGTCAGCGGACGCGTCACGATAATTGCGACTGCCGATGCAATCAGCGGCACTTCTGAAGTGTTCGTCACCGACGCTACTCCGGTCTTCCTTACCGTGACGCCGGCGAATGGCGCAACCAACCTGGGACTCACGCAACAACTCGCCGTTTCGGCCACCTTCAGCGACAACACCTCGGTATTTGTGACGCCGTATGTGTACTGGACCACATCCGACCCTTCCGTTGTGGTCGTCCGTCTCGGTGGCCTCGCTTATCCGGTCGGTCGAGGCACTGCGACCGTTACCGCCAACATCGGTGGCGCTGCGAGCTCAACGACCCTAACTGTGCAGTAG
- a CDS encoding sulfatase-like hydrolase/transferase, which yields MRQAVQDGTAHMVPKVGVWAGSRRLFLFFLPIVLLAAYVFGSPSGKPAVSPRPNIILITLDTTRADRMGFLGSQRGLTPNLDALASKSSVFSRAYAQVPLTTPSHAVILTGTYPQFNQVNYMGDPLGQTLPFLPDILHKSGYRTAAFVGALVLEPKRLAMGFERGFDVYDAGFHRRRANEDRYHSLERRGEDVVGHALGWLGKRPPGPFFLWVHLYDPHDPYSPPEPFKTRYQAEPYDGEIAYTDAVLAKLLAGLRTRGLLDTAVVAVMADHGEAFGEHGENHHGIFLYDETIHVPLLIKVPGQRAAQNVATRVGLVDVAPTILQAARLPVPSGMQGESLMSLMTSADTTVVERGDGPNAPRPVYSESGYGHLSFGWSKLQAWRTAKHLYVGAPERELYDQVADPLSAHNLAADSKAIADTAVAQMAEFYRKTKGGAQERKPLNLEQSESLHALGYLSSSSASADGGDQEGGVDPKQKIAIANLLYDALVETEQEQFQEAAPILEQVLKEEPNTPIALLQLGRAYMAMKEYQKAVAPLQSLVEKKPEDAFARYELGCALVKTGHWDDALPHFEAAVSQMTSSSMMHFYLALVYQRVARVPEAAGEFRNAVRLDPNNFGANFLLGRLLLREPKPAEALPYLKKATRLRPDSIDAHGFLANAYTELGQTTNAARELAEAERLRSHGGSRLGTPSEDIAPNRH from the coding sequence ATGCGTCAGGCTGTACAAGATGGAACTGCCCACATGGTTCCGAAGGTGGGGGTTTGGGCCGGTTCGCGCCGGTTGTTTTTATTTTTTTTGCCGATCGTGTTGCTGGCAGCTTACGTTTTCGGTTCTCCTAGCGGCAAGCCTGCCGTTTCACCGCGCCCAAATATCATTCTCATTACACTCGATACGACTCGGGCCGATCGTATGGGGTTCCTCGGTTCGCAGCGCGGTCTCACGCCCAATCTGGACGCGCTCGCAAGCAAATCATCTGTTTTTTCCCGCGCTTATGCTCAGGTCCCCCTGACCACGCCGTCACACGCGGTCATCCTTACGGGGACGTATCCGCAGTTCAATCAAGTGAATTACATGGGTGATCCTCTCGGCCAGACGCTGCCGTTCTTGCCGGACATTCTCCACAAGAGCGGATACCGGACCGCGGCATTTGTTGGCGCGCTGGTGCTGGAACCGAAGAGGCTCGCAATGGGTTTCGAACGAGGCTTCGATGTGTATGACGCAGGGTTTCATCGGCGGAGGGCAAACGAGGATCGATATCACAGCCTGGAACGGCGCGGTGAAGATGTAGTCGGCCATGCTCTCGGTTGGCTTGGCAAGCGGCCTCCGGGACCGTTCTTTCTCTGGGTACATCTCTACGATCCCCATGATCCCTATAGTCCCCCGGAACCCTTCAAGACGCGTTATCAAGCGGAGCCTTACGACGGAGAGATCGCCTATACAGACGCAGTTCTCGCCAAACTACTAGCCGGGTTGCGAACGCGCGGCCTGCTCGATACGGCGGTGGTTGCGGTCATGGCCGATCATGGAGAGGCATTCGGAGAGCATGGAGAGAATCATCACGGCATTTTTCTTTACGATGAAACCATCCACGTGCCCTTGCTGATCAAAGTACCTGGACAGCGGGCCGCGCAGAACGTCGCCACGCGAGTGGGCTTGGTCGATGTTGCACCCACGATCCTGCAAGCGGCACGACTGCCTGTCCCCTCGGGCATGCAAGGCGAGTCGCTGATGAGCTTGATGACGTCCGCCGACACAACGGTCGTCGAGCGCGGCGACGGCCCGAATGCGCCGCGACCCGTCTATTCGGAAAGCGGTTATGGTCATCTGTCATTTGGCTGGAGCAAATTGCAGGCTTGGCGGACCGCGAAGCATTTGTATGTGGGGGCTCCGGAGCGCGAGTTATACGACCAGGTAGCGGACCCGCTTTCGGCGCACAACCTCGCCGCTGATTCGAAAGCGATTGCCGACACAGCTGTGGCCCAAATGGCGGAGTTCTACCGCAAAACAAAAGGGGGCGCACAAGAAAGGAAGCCGCTGAATCTCGAGCAATCCGAAAGCTTGCACGCACTCGGCTATCTCAGCTCTTCTTCTGCGAGTGCGGACGGCGGGGACCAGGAAGGTGGCGTGGACCCGAAACAAAAGATCGCGATCGCCAACCTTCTCTATGACGCTCTCGTGGAGACCGAACAAGAACAGTTTCAGGAGGCGGCTCCAATCCTGGAACAAGTTCTCAAAGAGGAGCCAAATACTCCGATCGCCTTGCTGCAACTGGGCAGGGCGTACATGGCAATGAAGGAGTATCAGAAGGCGGTGGCGCCACTGCAGAGTCTGGTAGAAAAGAAACCCGAGGATGCGTTTGCTCGCTACGAATTAGGGTGCGCCCTGGTGAAAACCGGTCATTGGGACGACGCATTGCCGCACTTCGAAGCCGCTGTTTCGCAAATGACTAGTTCTTCCATGATGCACTTCTATTTGGCACTGGTGTATCAGCGCGTCGCGCGCGTTCCTGAAGCAGCGGGAGAGTTTCGGAATGCGGTTCGGCTCGACCCGAACAATTTCGGCGCGAACTTTCTTCTGGGGCGCTTGCTGCTTCGAGAGCCCAAGCCGGCGGAGGCATTACCGTACCTGAAGAAAGCGACCAGGCTTCGTCCAGATTCCATCGACGCGCATGGCTTCCTTGCGAATGCTTACACGGAACTAGGACAGACGACGAATGCTGCGCGGGAACTTGCGGAAGCAGAACGCCTCCGGTCGCATGGAGGGTCCAGACTTGGAACGCCTTCAGAAGACATAGCTCCAAATCGACACTAG
- a CDS encoding alpha/beta hydrolase, with protein sequence MEKSFLFTALLSRVRFSLIPAIALATASMAHGQSAAAYPAENFSSASLATSHLIAGSPELVERDEEPAYTSEWVTVSWRPDDPIYLYVVRPARIQKPPVVIYLYDYPSETDIFQDDDWCRRATSGGYAAVGFVPALNGHRYHGRPMKEWFVSELQEALAKSSHDVQMVLNYLGERGDIDTSRVGMFGVGAGATISVMAASADARIKASDLIDPWGDWPTWLAKSQVVPDEERPLFLQAEFLKRVAGFDPLALLPKLKTQHVRLMQGTGPTVPEEARHHLAAALPAKAVNQRPAEGRQSDDFASSEHAFEWIKFQLKAGSTDTDARKAHDIPSRGRKVEQLAK encoded by the coding sequence ATGGAGAAAAGTTTTCTGTTTACGGCTTTGTTGTCTCGCGTGAGATTCTCGTTGATACCCGCGATTGCGCTGGCGACGGCATCCATGGCCCATGGGCAGTCCGCCGCTGCATATCCCGCAGAAAATTTTTCGAGCGCTTCGCTCGCCACCAGCCATCTGATTGCAGGATCTCCCGAACTGGTGGAACGAGATGAAGAACCGGCCTATACCAGCGAATGGGTTACCGTGAGCTGGCGTCCCGACGATCCGATTTATCTCTATGTTGTTCGCCCTGCAAGAATCCAGAAACCGCCCGTCGTGATTTATCTGTACGACTATCCTTCTGAGACTGACATTTTTCAGGACGACGATTGGTGCCGCCGCGCGACCTCTGGCGGTTACGCCGCCGTTGGGTTTGTCCCTGCGCTCAATGGGCACCGCTACCATGGCCGTCCCATGAAGGAGTGGTTTGTCAGCGAACTTCAGGAAGCTCTTGCGAAGTCATCCCATGATGTCCAGATGGTCCTGAACTATCTCGGTGAGCGCGGCGACATTGACACCAGCCGCGTCGGAATGTTCGGCGTTGGCGCAGGCGCAACGATCTCGGTGATGGCGGCTTCCGCCGACGCCCGCATCAAAGCCTCCGACCTGATCGATCCCTGGGGCGACTGGCCAACCTGGCTCGCCAAGTCACAAGTCGTGCCAGATGAAGAGCGGCCACTCTTCCTGCAGGCGGAATTCCTCAAGCGAGTTGCCGGATTCGATCCTCTTGCCCTGCTGCCCAAGCTCAAGACTCAGCATGTGCGCTTGATGCAAGGCACGGGTCCTACTGTGCCGGAAGAAGCGAGACACCATTTGGCCGCGGCCTTGCCTGCAAAAGCTGTGAATCAACGGCCGGCAGAAGGCAGGCAGTCCGACGACTTCGCTTCCAGCGAGCATGCTTTTGAATGGATCAAGTTCCAACTAAAAGCTGGTTCCACGGATACCGATGCACGCAAAGCCCACGATATTCCGTCCAGAGGTCGCAAAGTGGAGCAGCTGGCGAAATGA